In Zingiber officinale cultivar Zhangliang chromosome 1A, Zo_v1.1, whole genome shotgun sequence, a genomic segment contains:
- the LOC122017715 gene encoding dihydrolipoyllysine-residue acetyltransferase component 5 of pyruvate dehydrogenase complex, chloroplastic-like, producing the protein MSNLDVNQLRPICPPRRLRPPFDTITAGSLHFIALPLSSPPISSSHSLGHPSSMAASLLHVRFTSPSLPSPVLRRSSCRPAATPTRIYAKIREIFMPALSSTMTEGKIVSWVKSEGDRLAKGESVVVVESDKADMDVETFYDGFLAAIMVEEGGVAPVGSAIALLAESEDEIPLAKSQASSSPSSPAIAPVADSPAPSEAPTPPPSQTVPPPRASSASASLSAHPASEGGQRIVATPFAKKLAKELKVELAAVTGTGPQGRIVAKDVEAAAASGSTVPREPKTVAETGAAKDPTSPIIQLGTVVPFTTMQGAVSKNMVESLSVPTFRVGYTITTNALDELYKKIKSKGVTMTALLAKATAMALIKHPVVNSSCRDGKSFTYNSSINIAVAVAIDGGLITPVLQDADKVDIYSLSRKWKELVDKARAKQLQPHEYNTGTFTLSNLGMFGVDRFDAILPPGTGAIMAVGASQPTVVASKDGRIGLKNQMQVNVTADHRVIYGADLAAFLQTLSQIIENPKDLTM; encoded by the exons ATGTCGAATCTTGATGTCAATCAACTTCGGCCAATTTGCCCTCCTCGGAGGCTCCGCCCTCCTTTCGATACAATCACAGCCGGGTCACTTCATTTCATCGCCCTTCCCCTCTCGTCTCCTCCGATCTCGAGCTCGCATTCTCTTGGGCATCCATCATCCATGGCTGCTTCACTTCTCCATGTTCGCTTCACTTCTCCCTCCCTCCCTTCTCCCGTTCTCCGCCGGTCCTCCTGCCGCCCCGCCGCTACCCCGACGAGGATCTACGCCAAGATCCGCGAGATCTTCATGCCGGCGCTTAGCTCCACCATGACGGAGGGGAAGATTGTGTCCTGGGTTAAGTCGGAGGGAGACCGGCTCGCCAAGGGTGAGAGCGTCGTCGTCGTCGAGTCCGACAAGGCCGACATGGACGTCGAGACATTCTACGACGGATTCCTCGCCGCCATCATGGTCGAGGAGGGAGGCGTCGCCCCTGTCGGCTCCGCCATCGCCCTACTCGCGGAGTCCGAGGATGAGATCCCCCTTGCTAAGTCCCAAGCTTCCTCGTCGCCTTCTTCCCCTGCCATTGCCCCTGTTGCTGACTCACCTGCTCCCTCTGAAGCGCCTACTCCTCCCCCATCGCAAACCGTACCTCCTCCAAGGGCCTCTTCGGCATCCGCTTCTTTATCGGCCCACCCTGCATCCGAGGGCGGGCAACGGATTGTCGCCACACCCTTTGCGAAGAAACTTGCTAAGGAGTTGAAGGTAGAATTGGCTGCAGTTACCGGGACCGGACCTCAGGGGCGAATTGTGGCCAAGGATGTGGAAGCTGCGGCAGCTTCTGGGTCGACTGTGCCGAGGGAACCAAAAACAGTCGCAGAAACTGGAGCGGCGAAGGATCCTACTTCTCCGATCATCCAATTGGGCACTGTGGTTCCATTCACCACGATGCAGGGTGCCGTTAGCAAAAACATGGTAGAAAGCCTCTCAGTTCCAACATTCCGTGTGGGCTATACGATCACCACAAATGCACTTGACGAGCTCTACAAGAAA ATTAAATCAAAGGGTGTCACCATGACTGCATTGCTTGCCAAGGCGACTGCTATGGCATTAATTAAACATCCAGTTGTCAATTCCAGTTGCAGAGATGGGAAGAGCTTTACATACAACAGCAGTATCAATATTGCTGTTGCTGTGGCTATTGATGGAGGATTGATTACACCAGTCCTTCAGGATGCGGACAAG GTTGATATCTATTCGTTGTCAAGAAAATGGAAGGAGTTGGTTGATAAGGCAAGAGCCAAGCAGCTGCAGCCTCATGAATACAATACAG GTACATTTACTCTTTCAAATCTTGGAATGTTTGGGGTCGACCGCTTTGATGCAATTCTGCCTCCTGGAACT GGAGCAATCATGGCCGTTGGTGCATCTCAACCAACTGTTGTTGCTTCCAAGGATGGCAGAATTGGATTAAAGAATCAGATGCAG GTGAATGTTACAGCAGATCACCGTGTCATTTATGGTGCTGATCTCGCTGCTTTCTTGCAAACTCTATCACAGATTATAGAGAACCCCAAAGACCTCACCATGTAA
- the LOC122017707 gene encoding LRR receptor-like serine/threonine-protein kinase GSO1 has protein sequence MERGEGSFSFLLGFFFFLCFSLCCFSSFADTSPQLDQTQVLILVALSNFLPSSFQWNATSHPNSCNWKGVNCSTSRVTGLDLAGASLSSAAGFFEELCRLDSLLWLDLSNNTFTSIPESFFSNCSGLSGLQHLNMSYNGLTRLQNFSSFGSLQILDLSRNKLSGDIDLLFGDLAELQSLNLSFNSFDGSIPSLQKANGLRELVLSYNHLAGEIPTEISLHKNLTILDLNWNQISGRIPDELGELTKLEILLLSRNQMNGEIPNTLSMISNLYRFAANQNNFSGAIPSGLTRFVKNLDLSYNQLNGSIPSDFLSSPTLLSLDLTSNRLEGAIQVGSAPRLFRLRLGQNSLSGTIPQTIGNLSGLEYLELDGNDLSSQIPLQIGDMKNLTLLNLASNRMEGELPKELGDLRQLVVLQLQSNSFTGMIPEEVFRLTNLITLNLSQNSLSGVVSPAIANLSELTNLDLHGNEFEGPIPDSIRSLTSLIELELGDNRLSGTIPKMPDSIRIALNLSHNLFSGPLPSNLGGLEQLEILDLSNNDFTGQVPNSFTNMNSLTLLDLSNNNLYGTLPDQLTKFATVIISGTEIRNSTDLQNTVSKKKKNSAWIIVVAIVGAVIGLSAVAIILVLMFPRRFYRVKDEQPQSEESTPQIVSGHLITANDFHRSGIDFSKVMEVVCDPRNIELKTRFSTYYKVVMPNGVSYAVKKLNWSDKVFRVESHEKIGQELEALGMLSSSNIMVPLAYMSIEDDAYLFYEHVYKGTVFDFLHKNSDNVLDWPSRHTIMLKVAQGLTFLHGCAQPIILLDLTTKSIKLKSHKEPQIGDFELLRVIDATKSAGSLSAVAGSVGYVPPEYAYTMKVTMAGNVYSFGVILLELLTGKPPVSNGLELARWALNFSTKPAERELILDSRISKSSLVVRSQMLSVLKVALACVSVAPEGRPKMRQALRMVCNAK, from the exons ATGGAGAGGGGTGAGGGTAGCTTCTCCTTCTTActcggcttcttcttcttcctttgcttctcctTGTGTTGTTTCAGTAGCTTTGCGGACACTTCTCCCCAACTCGACCAAACCCAAGTCCTAATCTTGGTCGCTCTGTCGAATTTCCTCCCAAGCTCCTTCCAATGGAACGCCACGAGCCACCCAAATTCTTGCAATTGGAAAGGAGTGAACTGCTCCACATCTCGAGTCACAGGACTAGACCTCGCCGGCGCCAGCTTATCCTCGGCCGCCggattcttcgaagaactctgccGCCTAGACTCCTTGCTCTGGCTCGATCTGTCCAATAACACCTTTACTAGCATTCCTGAATCCTTCTTCTCCAACTGCAGCGGCCTCTCGGGACTGCAACACCTCAACATGAGCTATAATGGACTGACCCGGCTGCAGAATTTTTCGAGCTTCGGATCCTTGCAGATACTGGACTTGTCCCGCAATAAGCTCAGCGGAGACATCGATTTGCTGTTCGGTGACCTCGCAGAGCTGCAAAGTTTGAATCTTTCTTTCAATTCGTTTGATGGAAGCATACCTTCTCTTCAGAAAGCTAATGGATTGAGGGAACTGGTGCTGTCTTATAACCATCTTGCTGGAGAAATTCCAACGGAGATTAGCCTTCACAAAAACCTCACTATTTTAGATTTAAACTGGAACCAGATATCAGGAAGGATCCCTGATGAGTTGGGTGAGCTTACCAAGTTGGAGATACTTCTCCTTTCTCGCAATCAAATGAATGGCGAGATTCCAAATACTTTGTCCATGATCAGTAACCTTTACCGGTTTGCTGCCAATCAGAACAACTTCAGCGGCGCCATTCCATCAGGACTTACAAGATTTGTCAAGAACTTGGACCTCAGCTATAATCAACTTAACGGCAGCATTCCATCAGACTTCCTCTCATCTCCTACGCTGTTGTCCCTAGATCTCACCAGCAATCGCCTCGAAGGTGCCATACAGGTGGGTTCAGCTCCGAGACTCTTCCGGTTGCGGCTTGGTCAGAATTCGCTTTCTGGGACAATTCCACAGACAATTGGCAATCTCTCTGGTCTGGAGTACCTGGAGCTCGACGGGAATGATTTGAGTTCCCAGATCCCTCTGCAGATTGGCGATATGAAGAACCTGACGCTGCTGAACCTTGCATCAAATCGAATGGAAGGTGAATTGCCGAAGGAATTGGGCGATCTTCGGCAGTTGGTTGTGCTGCAACTCCAATCAAACAGTTTTACAGGTATGATTCCTGAAGAAGTTTTCAGATTGACAAACTTAATCACATTAAATCTGAGCCAGAACTCGCTCTCTGGAGTGGTTTCTCCTGCAATTGCTAATTTGAGTGAGCTCACAAACTTGGACTTGCATGGAAATGAGTTTGAAGGTCCTATACCTGATTCAATTCGCAGCTTGACTTCTCTGATAGAGCTGGAGCTTGGAGATAACCGATTGAGTGGAACAATTCCAAAAATGCCTGACAGTATAAGGATTGCGCTTAACCTTAGTCATAACCTCTTCAGTGGACCTTTACCCTCGAATCTTGGTGGCTTAGAACAGCTAGAGATTCTTGATCTCTCAAACAATGATTTCACTGGTCAAGTGCCAAATTCTTTCACTAATATGAATAGCTTGACGCTGCTGGATTTGTCAAACAATAATCTTTATGGAACCCTTCCAGATCAACTTACCAAATTTGCTACTGTCATTATATCTGGAACAGAGATCAGGAACTCGACTGACCTCCAAAACACGGTttcgaagaagaaaaagaatagtgCTTGGATCATTGTCGTGGCTATTGTTGGAGCTGTAATCGGTTTGAGCGCGGTAGCTATAATCCTTGTGTTAATGTTTCCAAGGCGCTTTTATCGGGTGAAAGATGAACAACCTCAATCAGAAGAGAGCACTCCTCAGATTGTCTCTGGCCATTTGATCACTGCAAATGATTTCCATAGATCGGGCATTGACTTCTCGAAGGTAATGGAAGTGGTTTGTGATCCAAGAAACATAGAACTGAAGACTCGGTTTTCTACATACTACAAGGTTGTCATGCCTAATGGGGTTAGCTATGCTGTCAAGAAACTCAACTGGTCTGACAAAGTGTTCCGAGTAGAAAGCCATGAGAAGATTGGCCAGGAATTGGAGGCCCTAGGAATGCTGAGCAGTTCAAATATAATGGTACCATTGGCATATATGTCAATCGAAGACGATGCTTACCTCTTCTACGAACATGTATACAAGGGGACTGTGTTTGATTTTCTTCACAAGAACTCGGACAATGTATTGGATTGGCCCTCGCGTCACACAATAATGCTAAAGGTAGCTCAAGGTCTGACCTTCCTCCATGGATGCGCACAGCCAATTATTCTGCTTGATCTGACAACAAAGAGCATCAAATTGAAATCACACAAGGAGCCTCAAATAGGGGATTTTGAACTTCTCCGAGTTATCGATGCTACAAAAAGCGCAGGCAGCCTTTCCGCTGTTGCTGGATCAGTTGGATATGTTCCTCCTG AGTATGCATACACAATGAAAGTTACGATGGCTGGAAATGTGTACAGTTTTGGGGTTATTTTACTTGAGTTGCTGACTGGAAAACCACCAGTAAGCAATGGACTCGAGTTAGCTAGGTGGGCATTGAATTTTTCTACTAAGCCTGCCGAAAGAGAACTGATactggattctaggatttcaaaaTCTTCCTTGGTGGTTCGAAGTCAGATGCTTTCAGTTCTGAAGGTTGCACTTGCATGTGTTAGTGTGGCTCCAGAGGGAAGGCCAAAGATGCGACAGGCGTTAAGGATGGTCTGTAATGCAAAGTGA